One Comamonas odontotermitis genomic window, TCCTTGACCTCGGACCACAGCGCGGCCTTGCGCAGCGCCCATTCCACACGCTCTTCCATGTCACTCTTGCTCAGGTCCTCGAACAGCTTCACCCCGAAAGCGATGTTGTCGTAGATCGACATTGGAAATGGCGTGGGCTTCTGAAACACCATGCCGACCTTGGCGCGGATCAGGGCCACATCCTGCTTGCTGGTGAGCAGGTTTTCGCCGTCCAGCACGATCTGGCCTTCCGCACGCTGCTCGGGATAGAGCTCATACATGCGGTTGAAGGTACGCAGCAGGGTCGATTTTCCGCAGCCCGAGGGGCCGATGAAGGCAGTCACCTTCTTTTCCGGAATCTCCAGATTGATGTTCTTGAGAGCGTGGAACTTGCCGTAGTAGAAGTTCAGGTCGCGCACCGAAATCTTGGAGTTCAGTGCACTGGCATTGGCTGCATTGGTTTTCGTCAGCATGATGTTCATCCATCCGTATTTATTTTTGACGTGCGAAGGTGCGCGCCAGAATGTTCAGGCCGAGCACGGCGAGCGTGATCAGGAAGACGCCGGCCCAGGCCAGTTGCTGCCAGTTTTCATAGGGGCTCATGGCGAACTTGAAGATGGTCACCGGCAGGCTCGCCATCGGCTTGGACAGATCGGTATTCCAGAACTGGTTGTTCAGCGCAGTAAAGAGGAGCGGAGCGGTTTCGCCAGCGATACGCGCCACGGCCAACAGCACACCGGTGATCACACCGGCACGGGCAGCTCGCAGGGTCACCATGCTGATCACCTTCCACTTGGGTGTGCCCAGGGCATAGGCCGCTTCACGCAGGCTGGATGGCACCAGTACCAGCATGTTCTCGGTCGTGCGGATCACCACAGGAATCACGATCAGCGCCAGCGCCATCACACCGGCGTAACCGGAGAAGCTCTTGAGCTTGATCACGATCACGGTGTAGACAAACAAGCCGATCACGATGGATGGCGCAGACAGCAGGATGTCATTGACAAAACGGGTGACCGAAGCGAGCCAGCCGGTCTTGTTGTATTCGGCCAGGTACACACCAGCCATCACACCGATGGGCGTGCCTACACAGGTCGCCATGAACACCATCACCAGCGATCCCCAGATCGCGTTGGCAATACCGCCCGACTCATTGGGCGCAGGCGTCATTTCGGTCAGCAGGGCTACGCTCAGGCCACCAATGCCCAGGCGCAGGGTCTCCCACAGAATCCAGACCAGCCAGAACACACCAAAGGCCATGGCCGCCAGCGACAGACCGATCGCGATCTTGTTGATGCGATTGCGGCCACGGTATTTGGCTGCGCGGATGGTTGCAAGATCCGAAGCCTTGATCAAACGTTCTCCCGTGGTCATGCGCGGGCTCCTTCATTCTTTTGCAGACGGCTGAGCAGCAGCTTGGAGCAGGCCAGCACAATGAACGTGATGAAGAACAGCGCCAGACCCAGGTAGATCAGCGATGCCTGGTGCAGGCCTTCGCCCGCTTCCGCAAATTCATTGGCCAGGGCCGAGGTAATGCTGTTGGCCGCCTCAAACAGTGACAGAGAATTGAGTTGGTTCATATTGCCGATCACGAAGGTGACGGCCATGGTCTCGCCCAGTGCGCGGCCCAGTCCCAGCATCACGCCGCCGAACACGCCGGTCTTGGTGTAGGGCAATACTACCTTCCACATCACTTCCCAGGTGGTTGAACCCAGGCCGTAAGCCGATTCCTTGAGGAGCGCGGGCGTGACTTCGAATACATCGCGCATCACCGAGGCGATGAAGGGGATCACCATGATCGCCAGAATGACACCGGCGGAAAAAATGCCGATGCCCACAGGAGGGCCGGACACCAGGCCTTCCAGCACTGGAATGCCCTTGAACAGGGTTTGCAGAGGCTGCTGCACATAGGTGGCCAGCAGCGGGCCGAACACCATCAGGCCCCACATGCCATACACGATGGAGGGCACGGCGGCCAGCAATTCAATGGCCGTACCCAATGGCCGCTTGAGCCAGACGGGCGACAGCTCCGTCAGAAACAGGGCGATGCCAAAGCTCACGGGCACCGCAATCAGCAAGGCAATGGCCGATGTGGCCAAGGTGCCGTAGATCATCACCAGGCCACCGTACTGGTTCTGCACCGGATCCCATTCGCTGCGGAAGAAGAAGCCGATTCCATACTCACGGATAGCGGGCCACGCACCCACGACCAGGGAGCCCATGATCGCCAGCAGCAAAGCCAGGGTCAGCACTGCCGCGCCGCGCGCCAGCAATGCGAACAGGCCGTCGGCGACAGAGTTGGAAAGCCAGGGCTTTCGCGAAGGAGGCTGGCTGGACTGCATGTCTGCTTTATCCCCCGCGACCGCGCTGTTTTGTACTGGAAAAGATGTCGACACTTGTGAATTCCATGGAAGGTGGAAAAGGCCGCTACCCGAGCGGCCTGTGATGTTTGCGACTTACTTGGCTACAACAGCCTTGCCGCCGCTGTCCTTGATGTTGTTCCAGGACTTGTAGATGATGTCCTTCACGCTCGCAGGCATCGGCACATAGTCCAGGCCATCTGCCGTCTGGTCACCCGACTTGTAGGCCCATTCAAAGAACTTCAGCGAAGTGGCAGCCTGCGCTGGCTTGTCCTGGGTCTTGTGCATCAGGATGAAGGTGGCGCTGGTGATGGGCCACGAATCCTTGCCTGGCTGGTTGGTCAGAATCTGGTAGAAGCTCTTGGTCCAGTCGGCACCGGCGGCGGCGGCCTTGAAGCTGGTGTCATCGGGGCTGACAAAGTTGCCTTCTGAATTCTTCAGTTGGGCAAAGGTCATCTTGTTCTGCTTGACGTAGGCGTACTCCACATAGCCGATGGAGTTGGGCAGGCGGCCCACATACGCTGCAACACCTTCGTTGCCCTTGCCGCCGGCACCCGTAGGCCAGTTCACGGCAGCGCCTTCACCAACCTTGTCCTTCCACTCGGTGTTGACCTTGGAGAGGTAGTTGGTGAAGCCGAAGGTCGTGCCCGAACCGTCAGCACGGCGCACCGGGGCAATGGCAGCGTCAGGCAGTGCCACGCCAGGATTCAGGGCGGTGATGGCAGGGTCGTTCCACTTGGTGATCTTGCCCAGGTAGATATCGCCCAGCACTTGGCCCGACAGCTTCAACTGGCCCGGATTGATGCCCTTGATGTTGACCACGGGCACAATGCCACCGATCACGGTGGGGAACTGCACCAGGCCCTTCTGGTTCAACTCATCGTCCTTCAATGGCATGTCGGAAGCACCGAAGTCCACCGTCTTGGCATCGATCTGCTTGATACCAGCGCTGGAGCCCACGGACTGGTAGTTGATCTTGACGCCAGTTGCCTTGTTGTAATCGGCTGCCCACTTGGAATACAGCGGAGCGGGGAAACTTGCGCCCGCGCCAGTGGCTTCTTCCGCCTGAACCTGGGCAAATGCACCCGCAGCAACCAAACCAGCAACCAGCACTCGAATCGCGGACAGTTTCATGAAAACTCCTGTTGGTAATGAAACGCAATGGAGTGGACTGTAAAAAACCTTTATGACATTGATATGACATATTCCGTCATATTCCCCATGGAAATCAATCGATGCCCCTGAGCAACAAAGAGGCAATTGTCATATTTCAGTCATGCAAAAGACTTAATTTCAAAGCTTTGTCAGCATAGGGAATGGCTTTGCAATGGACAACGGTCGCGGTGCTATGCTCCCTGCCCTGGAGTGCTTTTGCTGGATCGCACATCTGGCGGACATGGTGTGCTGGTGAGGCCCGCCACGCCGATTTCCTTGCAATTTGTAAAGCGCACTCCTATTTTTGCAGACTTGATTGATGACGACACCTATGCTCGATGGAACCCTGCTTGCCGCCGTGGATCTGGGATCCAACAGTTTTCGCCTGGAGGTTGGGCGCTACGCATCCGGCCATATCGAACGCGTGCAGTATTTCAAGGAGATGGTACGCCAGGGCGCGGGCCTCGACGAAGCGGGCAACCTCTCGGTGGAGTCCATGCAGCGCGGCTGGGATTGCCTGGCGCGCTTTGCCGAACGCCTGAAAGGCTTTCCGCCCGCCCAGGTGCGTGCCGTGGCCACCCAGACCCTGCGCGAAGCCAAGAACCGCGACATCTTCATCCAGCAGGCCAACCAGATCCTGGGCTACCCGATCAGCGTGATCTCCGGCCCCGAGGAGGCCCGGTTGATCTACCAGGGCGCCGCCCATTCGCTGCCGCCGTCCGACGAGCGCCGGCTGGTCGTGGACATCGGCGGGCGCTCGACCGAGTTGATCCTGGGCCAGCGCTTTCTGACCGAGCGTGTGGCCTCCTACCCCGTGGGCAGCGTGGCCTGGTCGCTGCGCTATTTTCCCAATGGCGAATTCACCAAGGCCAGCCTGAGAACGGCGCACATTGCTGCGCAGGCCGTCATGGAAGAGGCCGCCCTGCACTTCGCCCCCAACAGTTGGGACATGGCTTACGGCACATCAGGCACAGCCAATGCAATTGCGGATGTGCTGGCGGCTTATGGCGGTGAGCCCGATGTGGTGCGCCGCGAGCAGCTGTACTGGCTGTGTGAACAGTTGCTGGCCGCAGGCAACGCCGCAAACATCAGGCTTGAAGGCCTGAAGGAAGAGCGCCGCGCGGTGATTGGTGGCGGCGTGACCGCGCTCTGCGCCATTTTCGATCTGCTGCAGATCGATGAATTGCGCATTGCCAGCGGAGCACTGCGCCAGGGTTTGCTGCGCGACATGGTGCAGCACGAGGAATATTCCGATATCCGCAACCGCACCATCAGCACCTTGGTGGAGCGCTACCAGGTCGATGGCGCGCAAGCGGCCCGCGTTCAACGAACCGCCGCCATGCTGTTTGAACAGGCCAGACGCTACACCGGCGTGACCGACCCAGTGAAACTGAAATCCCCCATGCTGGACTGGGCCAGCCAGTTGCATGAGATGGGCTGCCTCATCTCGCACAACGACTACCACCACCATGGCGCCTATGTGCTGAGCCACAGCGATGTGCCGGGCTTTACCCAGACCGAGCTATCGCACCTCGCCGCCTTGGTGCTGGCCCAGCGCGGCAAGCTGCGCAAGGTCGAGGGCTTCTTGCAGAACCCTGAGTTTGCACTGGAGCTGTTGTGCCTGCGCCTGGCCACCGTGCTGTGCCACGCCCGCCGCAATCCAGAGCTGGAACAGCTGAATCTGCGCGACAAGCCTGAGAAATGGTCGCTCAAGGCCCTGGCCGGCTGGTCGGAGCAGTTTCCACAATCCGCCTATCTGCTGGGCGAAGAGGTGCTCGCCTGGCAGAAGACCCCATACGTGTTCCAGTTCAAGCAGGCAGGCAGTATTCTTGCAAAGTGATTGACCATTGCATATAAAAATAGCCGATGGCGCTCATTCATCAAGCGCAAGAAGCTATTATTTATATAGCAAATAATGAACCATCGGGATGCAGGTGAATATGCGTTGATGCATCAGCCCAGGTCTACCGGTGCCACAGCGCCACGACCAGAGAACACCCCGGTCAGGTTGCCAATGAACTGATCCACACTGGCCTGCGTCGCCTCGGGCGACCAGCCGGCAACATGGGGCGTGATCAGTATATTGGGCAGGTCGATCAGCGGCTCGGGCCGGTGCGGTTCACTCTCGTACACATCAATGCCCGCACCTGCAATACGGCCTTCCTGCAGTGCAGCAGCCAGTGCTTCGGTATCCACCACCGAGCCGCGCGCGATATTGATCAGATAGCCCTGCGGACCCAGCGCCCGCAACACCTCCGCATTGACCAGATGGCGCGTGCCAGCACCGCCCGGTGTCGCGCACACCAGCACATCAGCCCAGGCAGCCAGCGCCAGTACCGAGTCAAAGTACGGCTGCTGCACATCGGGCTTGGGCTTTCGGTTGTGGTAGCCCACCGGCATGTCGAAACCCGCAGCGCGTCTGGCGATCTTGAGGCCGATGTGGCCCAGACCGATGATGCCCAGCTTTTTGCCCGATACGCCCGGCGGGTGCGGAATCGTGAAACGATCCACCCCGGCCCTCGCCTGCTGGTCCAGCGAGCGGAAATTACGCATCGTGGCCAGGATGAGGCCAAAGGTGTGGTCGGCAACGCTGGTGTCGTTGGTGCCCGCCCCGGTGGCCACGACGGCGCCGCGCGCCTTCAAGGCATCCAGCGCCAGCCCTTCATAGCCCGCGCCCAGGGTGCAGGCCAGGCGCAGGCGTGGCATGCGGGCCACCTCGTCGGCGCTCAAACCGATGGAGCCGATGGTGAGCACCGCATCCACCTCGGCCCCCTGCTCTGCGACAGCCTGCGCACGTTGCGCCGCCGTGGGCGCGTAGATGACCGTCGCATGCTGGCGAATCTGGTCCAGATGCTGCTCGGCCATGGGATTGAAGACCAGCAGCGTGATCGGGGAATGCGAGGACTGGCTCACCACAACTCCTTCATTGATAGCAAAAGAGCCGCTTGCAACGTATGCAAGCGGCTCTTTTGATTATGAAGGCCTTTTGACGACAGGGTTGTTCCCTGCCACACCATAGCCAGAGCCCCCTGGCAGGGCAGTTGCCGCATGCAGCGGCCATCAACCCAGAAAGTGCTTGCGATAGCGTGCCGGCAGGCGATCAAGCTGCATCAGCATGGGCAGATCGGCAGTGTTGAAATCCGGATCCCAGGCTGGCGCGCCGATCACCTCGGTGCCCACGCGCAGATAACCCTTGATGAGTGCTGGCGGCTCCACTTCGACCTGGTCATCCAGTTGATCCAGTGGCAGCGGCAGGCGTGGCGTGACCGCGTACTCCGTCGATACCTGCCTCTTGGCCTGCAGCTGGCGCCAGATGCTCGCTGCCGCATCGCCGCTGACGATGCCGTTGTGCCACATCGGAATGCTGGCGCAGCCCATCATGACATCGAGCTTGTTGCGCTGCATGAAGCTGGCCAGAGCCCCCCACAGCGCCATGATGACGCCACCCTGGCGGAAATCGGCATGTACGCAGCTGCGTCCCAGCTCCACCATGCGCGGGCGCAGCGCATCGATGGCAGTGAGATCAAATTCGCCATCGGAGTATGTACGCCCGGCACGCAGGGCCTGGGCGGGCGTGAGCAGGCGGTAGGTGCCGATCACCTGCTGCGTGCTGCTGTTGCGCACCAGCAGGTGCTCGCAGTAATCGTCAAAACCATCCACATCGTGGCCGGGCGTAGTGGTTTGCAGCTGCGCTCCCATTTCACCGGCAAATACCTGGTGGCGTAGGCGCTGGGCTTCGCGCACTTCGTCCAGATGGCGCGCCCAGGAAACCTCGATATCAGCCAATACCGCTGCAGCGGGCAAGGCAGAGGCATGCTTGGCAGCAGCCGGGCTGGAGACCAGGATGTCGGCTGCGCTGGAGAATTCGGGCTTGTTGTGCATGGCAGGGCTCCTCAATCGCTCTGCCGCCCTTTGCTGCACACCAGCCGCTATGCCGCGCCTCGTGCCCACACCGGGCTATCACAGAGCCCCGCCAGTTTCTCGCCGCCGCATGACAGTGCGATGTGCAAATCATGACGCTTGCATGACATGGCACCTATGCAACACCTTCAAAAGAGGGCTGCCTGCACGGGTCTGTACAGGTACAGACCAGTCACTCCGCTCAGGACTGGCGCGCTACTTCCGCCAGCTGTTCGGCGCAGCGGCTCGCCTGGGCAGCATCAAAGGCTTCCACCATCACACGCAGCAGCGGCTCGGTGCCGCTTGCGCGGATCAGCACACGCCCCTGGCCCGCAAAGCGCTCGGTGATGTCGCGCTGCAGATCGGCCAGCTTCTGGTTTCGGCTCCAGTCCTGTCCCGGCTGCAGGCGCACGTTCAGCAGAACCTGCGGGCACAGGTCGACGCCCTTGAGCTGCTCGGCAATGCCCTGCTGGCGACTCACACAGGCTTGCAGCACCTGCAGCGCGCTGATGAGGCCGTCGCCCGTGGTGTGCTTGTCCAGCGCCAGCAGGTGACCCGAGCCTTCACCGCCCAGTATCCAGTTGCGACGTTGCAGCTCTTCCAGCACATAGCGGTCGCCCACCTTGGCACGCACCAGCTCGATGCCTTGCGCACGCAGGGCCGCCTCCACGGCCAGATTGGTCATCAGGGTGCCGACAACGCCTGCTATCTTTTCGCCACGGTGCAGGCGATCCATGGCCATCAGGTAGAGCAATTCGTCGCCGTTGAACAGGCGGCCATTGGCATCCACCAGTTGCAGTCGGTCGGCGTCGCCATCCAGCGCCACGCCGACGTCCGCATTGTTGGCGCGCACGGCACGCACCAGTGCTTCGGGGCGGGTAGCGCCCACGCCCTGGTTGATATTGAGACCATCGGGGTTGCAACCGATGGTGATCACATCGGCCCCCAGCTCGTGGAAGACCTTGGGCGCTATCTGGTAGGCAGCGCCATGCGCCGCATCCACCACCACCCGCATCCCGTGCAGAGACAGCTGGTTGTCGAAGGTGCTCTTGCAAAATTCGATATAGCGGCCAGGGGCATCATCGAGACGGCGCGCCTTGCCCAACTGTGCAGACTCCACCCACACCGGGCTTTCGGCCAGCGCGGCCTCTACCGATTCCTCCCAGGCATCGGGCAGCTTGGTGCCTTCCGCGCTGAAGAACTTGATACCGTTGTCCTCGAAAGGATTGTGGCTGGCACTGATGACCACGCCCAGGCTGGCACGCAAGGCCCGCGTGAGGTAAGCCACACCGGGCGTGGGCAATGGCCCAAGCAGCACCACATCAACACCTGCGGAGTTGAAGCCCGATTCCAGCGCACTTTCCAGCATGTAACCCGAGATGCGCGTGTCCTTGCCGATCAGCACCGTCGGGCGATCCTCGCCCCGCCGCAGCACACGGCCTACGGCGTGACCGAGGCGCAGCACGAAATCAGGCGTAATGGGCGATTTACCGACCGTGCCGCGAATTCCATCGGTTCCAAAATACTGGCGTGGCATATTCTTTGTTTCCGTAGCAAGAAAGTAAGCACCCGCCTTGGCAATGGCAGGTTTTGGCGACCATTCAGACGCTCAGGTGAAGTGTAACGTTTGTGCCACGTTTCCAGTTGAAAGCGAGGCTCCCGCTTGTCATTCGTTAAAGATGCAAGGCCTCGGGCCGCCGCATGGCGCCCAGCACGGCCAGCGCATCGGCAGTTTCGCGCACATCATGCACGCGTACCACGGCCGCCCCATGCTCTGCCGCCAAGAGCGCCGCCGCAATGCTGGCAGGCATGCGCTCGCCCACCTCGCGCCCCGTGACCTTGCCCAGTGAACCTTTGCGCGACCAGCCCGCAAGCAGCGGATACCCGGCCGCAGCCAGCACGGGCTGCTGCTGCAGCAAGGCAAAGTTCTGCTCCACGGTTTTGCCAAACCCGGTGCCAGCATCCCACACAATGCGGTCCTTTTGCACACCCAACGCGCATAGTTCAAGCGTTTGCCGCTGCAAAAACTGGAGCACTTGCGCTGTCACGTCCTGTGCCGCGTCCATGTGCTGCAGGTGCATGGTCTGCGGATTGGCATGCATGTGCATCAGGCATATGCCGCAACTGGGGTGGGCAGCCACTGCGGCACGGGCTCCCGGCTGTCGCAGTGCCCAGATGTCGTTGATGATGTCGGCTCCGGCATCAAGCACTGCCTGCATCACTTCGGGCTTGTAGGTATCGACCGAAATGGGTACCTGCAATGCCACCGCTGCCTCCACCACCGGCAGCACACGGCGCAGTTCCTCATCCAGCGGCACAGCGGGGCTGCCCGGGCGGGTGGATTCGCCACCGATATCCAGAATGTGCGCTCCATCGGCCAGCAGCTTTTCTGCGTGCGCCATGGCGGCCGCAACGCCCTGGTGGCTGCCTCCGTCTGAGAAGGAATCGGGCGTGACATTGACGATGCCCATGATCCGGGGCTCAGTCAAGTCAATCGCAAAGCGGCTGGTTTGCCAGATTGGCATGGGTGAATCCTTTGCAAAAGA contains:
- the pstB gene encoding phosphate ABC transporter ATP-binding protein PstB; translation: MLTKTNAANASALNSKISVRDLNFYYGKFHALKNINLEIPEKKVTAFIGPSGCGKSTLLRTFNRMYELYPEQRAEGQIVLDGENLLTSKQDVALIRAKVGMVFQKPTPFPMSIYDNIAFGVKLFEDLSKSDMEERVEWALRKAALWSEVKDKLGQSGSGLSGGQQQRLCIARGIAIKPEVLLLDEPCSALDPISTAKVEELIAELKDEYTVVIVTHNMQQAARCSDFTAYMYLGSLMEFGATEQMFFKPQRKETEDYITGRFG
- the pstA gene encoding phosphate ABC transporter permease PstA — encoded protein: MTTGERLIKASDLATIRAAKYRGRNRINKIAIGLSLAAMAFGVFWLVWILWETLRLGIGGLSVALLTEMTPAPNESGGIANAIWGSLVMVFMATCVGTPIGVMAGVYLAEYNKTGWLASVTRFVNDILLSAPSIVIGLFVYTVIVIKLKSFSGYAGVMALALIVIPVVIRTTENMLVLVPSSLREAAYALGTPKWKVISMVTLRAARAGVITGVLLAVARIAGETAPLLFTALNNQFWNTDLSKPMASLPVTIFKFAMSPYENWQQLAWAGVFLITLAVLGLNILARTFARQK
- the pstC gene encoding phosphate ABC transporter permease subunit PstC encodes the protein MQSSQPPSRKPWLSNSVADGLFALLARGAAVLTLALLLAIMGSLVVGAWPAIREYGIGFFFRSEWDPVQNQYGGLVMIYGTLATSAIALLIAVPVSFGIALFLTELSPVWLKRPLGTAIELLAAVPSIVYGMWGLMVFGPLLATYVQQPLQTLFKGIPVLEGLVSGPPVGIGIFSAGVILAIMVIPFIASVMRDVFEVTPALLKESAYGLGSTTWEVMWKVVLPYTKTGVFGGVMLGLGRALGETMAVTFVIGNMNQLNSLSLFEAANSITSALANEFAEAGEGLHQASLIYLGLALFFITFIVLACSKLLLSRLQKNEGARA
- the pstS gene encoding phosphate ABC transporter substrate-binding protein PstS codes for the protein MKLSAIRVLVAGLVAAGAFAQVQAEEATGAGASFPAPLYSKWAADYNKATGVKINYQSVGSSAGIKQIDAKTVDFGASDMPLKDDELNQKGLVQFPTVIGGIVPVVNIKGINPGQLKLSGQVLGDIYLGKITKWNDPAITALNPGVALPDAAIAPVRRADGSGTTFGFTNYLSKVNTEWKDKVGEGAAVNWPTGAGGKGNEGVAAYVGRLPNSIGYVEYAYVKQNKMTFAQLKNSEGNFVSPDDTSFKAAAAGADWTKSFYQILTNQPGKDSWPITSATFILMHKTQDKPAQAATSLKFFEWAYKSGDQTADGLDYVPMPASVKDIIYKSWNNIKDSGGKAVVAK
- a CDS encoding Ppx/GppA phosphatase family protein, translating into MTTPMLDGTLLAAVDLGSNSFRLEVGRYASGHIERVQYFKEMVRQGAGLDEAGNLSVESMQRGWDCLARFAERLKGFPPAQVRAVATQTLREAKNRDIFIQQANQILGYPISVISGPEEARLIYQGAAHSLPPSDERRLVVDIGGRSTELILGQRFLTERVASYPVGSVAWSLRYFPNGEFTKASLRTAHIAAQAVMEEAALHFAPNSWDMAYGTSGTANAIADVLAAYGGEPDVVRREQLYWLCEQLLAAGNAANIRLEGLKEERRAVIGGGVTALCAIFDLLQIDELRIASGALRQGLLRDMVQHEEYSDIRNRTISTLVERYQVDGAQAARVQRTAAMLFEQARRYTGVTDPVKLKSPMLDWASQLHEMGCLISHNDYHHHGAYVLSHSDVPGFTQTELSHLAALVLAQRGKLRKVEGFLQNPEFALELLCLRLATVLCHARRNPELEQLNLRDKPEKWSLKALAGWSEQFPQSAYLLGEEVLAWQKTPYVFQFKQAGSILAK
- a CDS encoding 2-hydroxyacid dehydrogenase, encoding MSQSSHSPITLLVFNPMAEQHLDQIRQHATVIYAPTAAQRAQAVAEQGAEVDAVLTIGSIGLSADEVARMPRLRLACTLGAGYEGLALDALKARGAVVATGAGTNDTSVADHTFGLILATMRNFRSLDQQARAGVDRFTIPHPPGVSGKKLGIIGLGHIGLKIARRAAGFDMPVGYHNRKPKPDVQQPYFDSVLALAAWADVLVCATPGGAGTRHLVNAEVLRALGPQGYLINIARGSVVDTEALAAALQEGRIAGAGIDVYESEPHRPEPLIDLPNILITPHVAGWSPEATQASVDQFIGNLTGVFSGRGAVAPVDLG
- a CDS encoding GNAT family N-acetyltransferase, producing the protein MHNKPEFSSAADILVSSPAAAKHASALPAAAVLADIEVSWARHLDEVREAQRLRHQVFAGEMGAQLQTTTPGHDVDGFDDYCEHLLVRNSSTQQVIGTYRLLTPAQALRAGRTYSDGEFDLTAIDALRPRMVELGRSCVHADFRQGGVIMALWGALASFMQRNKLDVMMGCASIPMWHNGIVSGDAAASIWRQLQAKRQVSTEYAVTPRLPLPLDQLDDQVEVEPPALIKGYLRVGTEVIGAPAWDPDFNTADLPMLMQLDRLPARYRKHFLG
- the glmM gene encoding phosphoglucosamine mutase, with amino-acid sequence MPRQYFGTDGIRGTVGKSPITPDFVLRLGHAVGRVLRRGEDRPTVLIGKDTRISGYMLESALESGFNSAGVDVVLLGPLPTPGVAYLTRALRASLGVVISASHNPFEDNGIKFFSAEGTKLPDAWEESVEAALAESPVWVESAQLGKARRLDDAPGRYIEFCKSTFDNQLSLHGMRVVVDAAHGAAYQIAPKVFHELGADVITIGCNPDGLNINQGVGATRPEALVRAVRANNADVGVALDGDADRLQLVDANGRLFNGDELLYLMAMDRLHRGEKIAGVVGTLMTNLAVEAALRAQGIELVRAKVGDRYVLEELQRRNWILGGEGSGHLLALDKHTTGDGLISALQVLQACVSRQQGIAEQLKGVDLCPQVLLNVRLQPGQDWSRNQKLADLQRDITERFAGQGRVLIRASGTEPLLRVMVEAFDAAQASRCAEQLAEVARQS
- the folP gene encoding dihydropteroate synthase, whose amino-acid sequence is MPIWQTSRFAIDLTEPRIMGIVNVTPDSFSDGGSHQGVAAAMAHAEKLLADGAHILDIGGESTRPGSPAVPLDEELRRVLPVVEAAVALQVPISVDTYKPEVMQAVLDAGADIINDIWALRQPGARAAVAAHPSCGICLMHMHANPQTMHLQHMDAAQDVTAQVLQFLQRQTLELCALGVQKDRIVWDAGTGFGKTVEQNFALLQQQPVLAAAGYPLLAGWSRKGSLGKVTGREVGERMPASIAAALLAAEHGAAVVRVHDVRETADALAVLGAMRRPEALHL